ATTGTTTGGTCACGTTTAGTATAACTCATGGGTGTTAAGTGTGTGATATACACCGGGGGTAAGTGGGAGGTTGTTAACGGGAACATCGAGTATGTTGCCGGTCACGATTGTATTACTAGACGTGGTTTAGAAGTTGAAACTACTTTTTCCTACATCACTTTTTTAAGTTATATTCGAAAGATGTGTGATATTCAAAATATTACTCGGATATCCTACCGGATGTCTTCGTTTACAGATCCGATAGATATAATGAATGATAATGATGttgtttttttctttaatttggcTAATAGTAAACCATTTGAATTATTTCAGTTATATGTCATTCAAGAACCCGGTGTTGAGTCTTCTGATTGCGCATTTTTAAACAATTTCAAAGTTCCTGATTTGAATTTATCTTTTGATGATAGTGATAAAAAAATTAATGAAAACTGTACCCAATTATATTTACCGAGTAATACCCAAGGCATATCTTCTATTGTGTTTGAGCCTGGCCACATTTTTAATAGCAAAGAGGAAATGAAACTTGAATTGGGTAAAAAATGTTTGATAGAACGATTTGAGTTTAAAGTTGATAGATCGTCTAAATCACGGTACGAAGTGTCATGTTGTGTTGATGGTTGTGAGTGGCGTTTTAGGGCATACAGCTTTGCTGGTGATAGCGCATTTTACGTTAAATATTTTAACGATAAACACACTTGTTCAAAGACGCTCACACACCCACATTTTCGTCAGGCAAACCCCCAAGTTGTGGGTCATTATTTAGTGCCTCAATTAAAAGACGGTGGTCGAATTTGTCGCGGAAACGAGATAAAGTCCGATTTTAAACAAAATTTAGGAATTGATATTAGTTACATGCAAGCATGGCGTGGAAAATGTCATGCTTTAGAACTCTTGCAAGGTACAAGCAGAGATTCTTTTGCCGAACTCCCAATCTATTGTTACAATTTGGAGCGGGCGAATCCGGGAACCGTGACTCACATTTGGGTTGACGACGAGAGTCGATTTGAAATGGTATTTGTGGCTATTGGTGCAGCGGTAAGTCGGCATGGAccttaataatatttttttatcttAAAATATGATGGTCATTcactgattttttttttcaggtTCGTAGTTTTATGCGTAATTTAAGACCTGTTATTATTATAGACGCTGCCCATTTGAAGGGTGAATTTAAAGGAACATTGTTTTTAGCAGTTGGCATGGACGGAAATAACCAGATTTTACCAATTGCCTATGGAATAGGCAAATCAGAGGATGGTGCTTCTTGGACATGGTTCCTCTCAAAGCTTAAAGGTTGTGTTGGTGAAATTCCAGATATGGCGATCATATCGGATAGGGCCAATTCAATACATTTAGCTGTAAGCAACGTGTTTCCACACGCTTATCATGGTCTCTGCTATCGACATTTAATGGTGAACTTAAGTTTACCGTCGAATAAAAAAAAGGAATACGAGAGCCTCTGGTGGAAGACCTGTAAATCTTACCGGTTGTCTGATTTTAATGAGTCTTTCCACACTCTATGTCTTGCAGTTCCTAGAATACGGAACACTTTAATAAGTATCGGGTTTGGACGGTGGGCAAGAGCGCATTGTCCCGGCAATCGATATCATTATATGACATCTAACAGTGCAGAGTCAATTAACGCTTTGTCTAAAGACTATCGTAAATTGCCAGTAACCCAACTTATTGAATTTTTCCGTCAATCTGTTCAAAAATGGTTCTATGATCGTCGGCTGGAGGGAATTAAGGAAAGACATGAGCTTACCCAGTGGGCTCAAAAAAAAATTGCAAAGAAAATTGATGGGTCTAGAACTTGGACTGCCGCTGGTGTAGGGTTGAACACTTTTGATGTTGACGACAGGAAAAAACGTGGTTTTGTAAATTTTTACGATCGAACATGTAGTTGCCGTGTTTGGCAAGTTTCTGGACTACCCTGTGGGCACGTGATTGTTGTATCCAAATTCTTAGGTGAAACTGACTGCAGTCATTATGCTTTCCGATGTTATTCCAATGAAGTGTATAAAAAAACATACGAGGAAGCGATTAATCCTCTTCCTCATAAATCTGAATGGGAGATACCAGAAGGTCTTATAAATGTTCGCCCCCCGCATATGACAAAACGTCAGTCGGGCCGTCCGCGAGCAAACAACAGAATCTTGTCTCGAGGGGAAGAACCCACGCCTCTATATTGTGGTAGGTGTAAGTCACACGGACACCATCGTGACGTTTGTTCAGCCCCAATCCCATCGCAACAACGTTCGCGTAAAGGCAAGGAAACCGTTGCTCACGAAGACCCAGGAAATAATCCGTCTGATAATTATTTTCCGTCTTATAACTTGGGAGATTTTTAGTTTTAGTGTAgtattttggaatttttttttatGCACAACATTCTGTTGAAATCCTTgtacttgaaaaatatatttatattttaactTGAATTATTTTAACATGCATAGATACAAACATCAGTTTTTTGTAGGTGTGAATCGGCCAGCGTAGAGTTCATCCGCCATGTACCGTCTGTATCTGACACAAGCATCCTGTAGATTTTCCTCTTCCCATGTCAATGCAAAGTTTTGAACAAGTTTTTCCATTAACATACAAATAATTACACCTGAATTTCGACCTGTATGATCCCCGTTATCTGGCCACACATCATCCCCCGCACACTCCAAGGTATCTGTCTCGTTTATTCCAGAACGTTGCCAGTACGATATGCGACCCAAAAACCATAAGAATGGAGACTCAAATTCAAGTAGAATTTGATGTATTTTTTTATGTATGCAAAACGACTCTCCACAATGCATTACATTACAATTATTTGGGAAATAAACTTTAACTTTTAGTGACAACATGTTTATCTGTAAGATTAACCAGTGTTGATCCTTGTGTGAAACTGGCATGTAGACCTACAAAATGTCGATATTTAAATGGCCGGATCAAATTATTTTTGGatgaaattaataaaataataaacaacTTTTACCGTATCCACATTCCAAAATGCAGGAAATTTTTGTCTAGACCCATCTGCATAGCTGTAAGCATCATGATTCTGTTCAACTACCATGTTGAAAAAATGAGGGGGCATAATTGTCCAACGATAATCATTAGACTGGCATGGCCGTGTCTCGCTTTTAGTTTCCCGTAAATACATTAGCTTGTTACACCATGCATTTATGTGCTGGAAATTAAAGGGCAAAActaattttaaaatattaaaaaaaaaacatatatagttCGTATGTTTACATTTTTAAATACAGTTTCTTGTATAAAACCATTGCCACAAAACCCAAGAAGTCCGCCCCACCAGTCTTTTCCTAACGGTGTAACGCCCATGTATGTCGAATAGCAAGTTGGTGTATCACCATCGTAGTAAAACTCAAGAACATTTGGAGACCAATTGTCATATCGATCATCTTCAATGATCCAACGCGTGTTCTGTACTGGATGAGGAATGGTTGAGCAAGACCTCCTTTTGGACATTATTAGTTCCTCAGTATGTTGGAAAGAGGAAGCATAAAGATGTGTATATATAGCCACCTCCATCCAAATAtgtatgtttttttaatttattttttttctaacaattacttaaaaaaatgcacaagactttatttattaagATAGAATAGGAAACAAACGGACAAGCATTTATATAAACGTACGATTAAACTATAAATCtaagaaataaaaaatagatTATTTCTAAGGCCAATCACCCAAGAAGAATGGGGGCGGCGAGACCGAACGATCACTATCTCGACCGTCAGATCTTGGCGAGTACCAACATGTACGACGTGGGCTCTCCGGTGTTGGGCATCGAGTGTCCTCCTCCCCCCACCATTCTACATACTCCTCTCCCGGGTCCGTTTCATAGCCTTCCGGTCTTCCATGCTCAAGCATCTGGTTAGGTTGATTAGTGTTTGGCGATGCAATTTAAAGTGTGCTCATTGCTAAATCGTATGCCAAGTTCAACTCTTGATCTGTTAAATCGTCTGGATGTTCTTGCTGGTAATATTCATAAACAATGTTTTCGTTTTCTAGTGGTGGGTTTGTAGTTTCTTGGTTTTCTGAGTTAATTGAAGGTGGTGGGTTTGTAGTTTCTTGGTTCAGACGACGTCGTGTTAATCTCCCAGGTGCTGGAAGTAGTTGGTTCGAAGGAGGAGGGTTCGGTCGACGTCGAGTGGATCGCCGGCGTGTTGCGGAAACCACTGGTTCGATAGGATCTTGGTTACCTACACCCATGTTTGTGTTCATAGTGAGTTGTGTTTATTTTGAAGGTGTAATGGTGTGTGTGGATGTTGGGGGGTTTATATAATAGAACGAAGTCATCATAATTctatataaataattaaacatttaaaataaatatcattAAACAAGATTTGGGCGTGGTAAACATCGCCAAAAATACAGTTTATCTGCCATGAAACGTCTGTATGCTAAAAAATTTTGAATTGTTTGTCCGGATCGAATAATTGGTTTGTCTGCTACTAAATGCTCCATAAGCATACATAGATAGACTCCCTCATTTCCTGAGAGTGACCTGTTAGACACCATGTATTCTTCATTAAGCTCGAAAATCATGCGTTTTTCCGGTTTGCCCGTCTTTTTCCAATACCGCAAATGCACCAACAAAGCTCCGAAATAAACTGCGATCTTAGTCAACCGTGGGTGAATAACATTTCTGTACTTTTCACCAACACATATGTCTGCACATGCGTATATAACTAATTCCTGAGTTACCAACTCAAGTCGAAGCAGCACCCATTCTCTATTTTCCAGCGGCAGTGGGAAAAAAACGTAATCAACGTCGATGAAAGAAGGAAATGGGTTTAATTTACCATTACCATACATAGCCACGTTTTTAGTAACATAGTCCAATAAATTCTCATAGAATTGTGGTGGTAGAATAGTCCAACGCAAGTTTAGCATTTTCTCCGTTTGAAGTTTTCTACTCCTCCAAGCCATCAGTCTTCCAACCCAACCTTCAATATGCTGTAGAAGCATCATTTATTAATTTTTAGATATGTTAACATCAAAAAAACAACATATTGTACAAAGATTTAAACGAAATTTACTAAAGCCGTTAGGTAGCCGTTACTACGATATCCCAACAGAGTGCCCCAAAAATTTTGGTCTAACTCAATTGATCTTGAGAAAACAGCCGAGTAGCAGAATGGAGCGTCTCCATTATTGTAAAATGTGACCACATCTTTCGACCAATTCTCCGTTTCGTCGTCTAGAATTGCCCATCTACCTGTTCTATGGAGGTGTAAGCTTTCACGGTTCTGTACAAACTGGTTGTCTTCAGCATTTTGTGCATTTGAAGATTCAGAGGACGAACTTTCACGGTTGTTTTTTGGCTTCCTCAATTTGCTAAGAATCCAACTTGATGATTTGTTAACGGGTTGAGTGTTTTTATTAGACATTTTTTCCAACTATATGAGAGAAAGTGGTTTTTTTGTGTGTTGTATTTATACTCCAAGTCTTAGAATTAATTACTtataagtataaatataaattattttgtttattaatttaccatgttagtaaaataaaaaaaaaattaaaaaatataaattacgCTAGATATGCCGCTATAGCTGTCGGATATGCCGCTACATGTCTGATATGCCGCTATACCTGACGGTTATGCCGCTACACCTATGTCTTTCCCTTTCCAAGATGATGTGACATGACCGCTGCCCATTATGTCGCTACACCTGCCCAAGCCGGTACACCTGCCAATATGCCGCTACCACTATGCCCATTATGCCGCTACCGCTATGCCCAAGCCGGTACACCTGCCAATATGCCGGTTCACCTACAAATATGCCGGTACACCGCTACCCCCAAGCCGTTTCGCTGTATTTATGCCGCGTAACCTGTCGCCAAGCCGCTACCGCTGTATTTATGCCGGTACAGCGCTACCCCCAAGCCGCTTCGCCATTAAAAATGCCGCTTCACCTCTACAAATATGCCGTTTCACTTACTCGGTTCACCCAGTGTTGACACGTGTCCGAACAATCTTCTTAATACGAAAAAAAACAAAGACTTCCCACTTTCCAAGTCATAAATTCTCTTGTCTTTTTTGAACCCGACACACATGCACCCGTTTTGAAGAACCAAAGATTTACAAGGGGACCACAGTCCAAGAACACTTGGGACCACCATTCCAGCCGGCGCATAGGCCCACCACCACCATGGACCATGGACCAGTTTCACAGTAGGGGACCATGGACCATGGACCATGGACCAGTTTTACCAGGGCCCGACCCGACCAGGTAACATGCAACAAGATCAGATGATGCAAGATCTAGTATACCAATCGCCTCCACCTGTAAAGGTAAGTATATATGTTTTCCCTTTTATGACATTTTTAGTTTATTTGATAATATTATGACATTTTTTTTATCTAAAATTACTAGAAAGTCCAAATCAAAGTTAGACAGAAATGGTCGGTTATAGATCGATTGAAGGATGCCATGTCCGAACAAACCGTATCATATATCAGAGAAACTTGTTTTGGTAATTATTTAGATATAAAAAGTAGAGTATGTGATAGCAAGCTTTTAGTCGGAGTTGCAAGTCTTCAAGAAAATACACCTACACCGCATCTTGGTATTCCTTATAAGCTTGCCGGAAGAACCCTAATGTTTACCCCTAAAAATTTCTGTCTAATTACCGGGTTAGAGTTTGGGCCCACAGAGTGGACACCAAAGGATCACGAAGATTCCTTCAAACGGAGAATGTTCAATGTCAAAAAGCGTGTTAACATGGCAATGGTTGAAGAAAAATTCGCTGTTCTCCGGATATTAGATCCAGATGATCAAACGAGGATTTGTCTTTTGATGTTgttagggttaggttttttgggacTTCAACGAACTAATGTTTTTGATGATAGATTGATACACCTTGTAGACGATCTGGTGGTATTTAGACAGTATCCATGGGGGAACTATTTTTGGGAAAACACGGTTACGAATGTTTATAATATGTACATTCGACAAAAAAAAGATACAGCTGGTTTTTCTTTAACAGGCTTCGTCTGGCCCTTCAAGGTAGCACTTTCATCTTATTAATTATTACAGTTATATgttgattaattaattattacAGATTATACCCATTTATGTGCAGATGTGGATCATGGAGATTTTTCCAGAATTTTGAGCAGAACCCGAATTATTTCAAGTACAGACGATTCCAAGATTTTTAGGTTGGGGAGCCGGAACTAAGTACCAGAAGCAAGGTGTGGAGAAATATCTCCGTAATGCTATTAAGGTATTTTCACTAAATTTACAATTAtaaaacatatttatttactTTAGGTAACTGTTCTTATAATTTTTTGTATCGCAAAATATAGAAACCTGAATTCCAACCTCTTATGTGCATACTACCCACCGATGCTGAGATGCGAACTGAGTGGTTTGTTGCCAGTTCAGATTATTTGGATACCCAACGTCAACTGTATGGTTTTGACACGTCGTCTGATGTACGGTCACATATGACAGCTCAAGTACGGCCTGAAGATTTAAATGAGGTGTATAATAATATTTTCGGTTTAAATGAGCCGAAACAACCGTTTTCCCCGGCACCAGACCGAACAGAAATTCCACAACAAAATTTTGGTCCTGGTCAATTTTCTTATGGGGTTGGTTCTAATGACGAACTTATTGAAAAATTTAAGTTGCTGATGGATGAAAACAACCACAAGTTAAGTTTGATGATGGATGAAAACAACCACAAGTTAACTGCCATGTTAAGTTATGCGGGTTTACATGGTGTTCGGCCGGTTCCTGCTAGTACTCCATTTTCCATGCCAGAAGTTAACTTTAGTGATAAGGTAATActtgaatttttttaatttattatttttataaatttttcataataattaataatttataAACTGATGACATTTTTTAAGATTTATAATTTCAGGGTGTCGCCGACCAGTTTGAAGTGTACGATAATAGTTATCGTGTGCCGAGCTTCAACTTAATGCAAGAAGATATTGTAAGTTATAAACTAATgaaattttttaaaatataatttttcaacTGTCTAgtcttatatattttttttctcgtAGAATGCTGATCCGGAGTTGGTCAATTTGAGGCGATCTGAACGGCTTGTCAAGCCCTCATCCTGTGTGCTATCACCATTTGTTGTTTTTAAACATTTGAAAAAAGGGCAAACAAGGAAGCGAAAAACAGATGATCAAAAGATCGCTGAAATTAGGAGTTGGTATCCTAGTAGTGGCGATGTCCAGCTCCGATTAACGACGGGTGGATTCGTAGGTCCGTCATTCTGGTCAGCACTGCTAGGTGACGATAACGAGGGGTGGTTGAGCGATGATGTAAGGAATTTTAGATATATTATCTGTTTACTAACAAAAGTAAAATATTATTTGATTTTTTGCTAAACAGCATATCTTTGGTTGGATGATCCACTTGTATGAATCGAGAGATCGTAATGCCCGTTGGAGTATTTTACCACCATATTTCCAAATGTATTTTTATGGAACGACTCTCCCTGAACAAACATACAAGGGTTATTACACCGGGGTCGTGGAACCTTTTCCAGCAATTACTACAGTTGATGAGGTTCTTtctaatttaattttaattttatttacataGTTCCGTAAAAgtttattaattttaaaaaataaaatataggtGTATATACCTTTGCTTATACCGCAAACACACTGGTTTCTGGGGGTTTTCAACCTGGTTAACCGTACTCTGACTGTTTACGACAGGTACTATTCTTTTTCgtttgtgtttttagttaaaAATTTCTTAATTGTAACATTTCTTTTTTACTTTGTCATTATCtaatatgttttatgtttatattttGTAGCCTTGCAGAATCGCCATTTCTGGACCGGGGAAGAGACCAAGTGCTCACTCATATTAATTTTGTCTTTGACAATTGGCTACGTAGGCACGGTTACTACACCACAATGCCCATACCGCTGACTTACCCCTTTCATGTTACTTTTGCACACAACGTGCCTCAACAAACAGGGCCTTTAGGAGATTGTGGGGTATGGGTTTGCATTTTCCTGGAAAAGCTAATTAACGGGAAGCGGATTAATGACGGTGAAGACCCCAACGTAACGGCTAGCAATATGAGGCGGCACCTTGCTATGCTTTTCTATGATTCAAAATTAGAAGGAGAGTCGAGTGTTGAAAAAATAATTCAGAGTGTTGAACGTAATAGTGATGTAACGAAACCGTTTCATTAGTTTTTGTTATGTATTTGaattaaaaaaagtttaaaatatgTTATTCTACTATTTTtgctataatataatatattaccaaaaaaaaaattaataatagtcCCTTATTACACCTACCACCACCTATATATACCCCCCCTCACCAAAATACCCAAAAATCAACTACACTTAGCAAAATGGTGCTATGCAGGAATTGTGGATTGCAAACAATTATAAAAACTTCCTGGACCGCTACAAACCCGGGAAGAAAATTCTATTGCTGCATCAGTCGACGAGGAGGCTGTGGGTTTGTGGATTGGGCAGAGGGGCCCTCGTGCCAAAAAGCTATTGATGGATTTCGACATTTCATGCATGAACAACAACATGTGACCGTTGCAAATCAAGCAAGTGAAATTAGGCATCTTCAAGACGAAGCGTT
Above is a window of Helianthus annuus cultivar XRQ/B chromosome 14, HanXRQr2.0-SUNRISE, whole genome shotgun sequence DNA encoding:
- the LOC118486589 gene encoding uncharacterized protein LOC118486589 encodes the protein MGVKCVIYTGGKWEVVNGNIEYVAGHDCITRRGLEVETTFSYITFLSYIRKMCDIQNITRISYRMSSFTDPIDIMNDNDVVFFFNLANSKPFELFQLYVIQEPGVESSDCAFLNNFKVPDLNLSFDDSDKKINENCTQLYLPSNTQGISSIVFEPGHIFNSKEEMKLELGKKCLIERFEFKVDRSSKSRYEVSCCVDGCEWRFRAYSFAGDSAFYVKYFNDKHTCSKTLTHPHFRQANPQVVGHYLVPQLKDGGRICRGNEIKSDFKQNLGIDISYMQAWRGKCHALELLQGTSRDSFAELPIYCYNLERANPGTVTHIWVDDESRFEMVFVAIGAAVRSFMRNLRPVIIIDAAHLKGEFKGTLFLAVGMDGNNQILPIAYGIGKSEDGASWTWFLSKLKGCVGEIPDMAIISDRANSIHLAVSNVFPHAYHGLCYRHLMVNLSLPSNKKKEYESLWWKTCKSYRLSDFNESFHTLCLAVPRIRNTLISIGFGRWARAHCPGNRYHYMTSNSAESINALSKDYRKLPVTQLIEFFRQSVQKWFYDRRLEGIKERHELTQWAQKKIAKKIDGSRTWTAAGVGLNTFDVDDRKKRGFVNFYDRTCSCRVWQVSGLPCGHVIVVSKFLGETDCSHYAFRCYSNEVYKKTYEEAINPLPHKSEWEIPEGLINVRPPHMTKRQSGRPRANNRILSRGEEPTPLYCGRCKSHGHHRDVCSAPIPSQQRSRKGKETVAHEDPGNNPSDNYFPSYNLGDF